A stretch of the Halomonas sp. CH40 genome encodes the following:
- a CDS encoding aldolase catalytic domain-containing protein — translation MTVLFLDCTLRDGGYYNAWNFSFELINQYLDAMQAARVDIVELGLRSLKNQGFQGPCAFTTDDFIRGLTIPAGLIVGVMVNGSELVGEVPQQKALERLFPNAAADSPVDLVRIACHVHEFEKSLPAVTWLKERGYQVGFNLMQVADRTEEEVKALARVAKAYPMDALYFADSMGSMNPDQAAQIIQWFRSEWSGAMGIHTHDNLGLALSNTLRALDEGVTWVDSTVTGMGRGPGNARTEELAIEMAERRGKPTNMVPLMALLREHFKPMQAHYGWGTNPYYYLAGKYGIHPTYIQEMLSDSRYSEEDVLAVIEHLRVEGGKKFNLNTLDAARHFYHGEPKGQWSPKERFAGREVLLLGTGPGVARHRLALERYIHEHKPLVLALNTQSAINAELIDLRVACHPVRLLADCEAHTQLPQPLITPYSMLPADVRDSLASKEVLDFGLNVQANSFAFAETHCTAPTSLVVAYALAVASSGQAERVVMAGFDGYSADDPRSREMHQLFEQYQQAENALPMTAITPTRYAINSASVYAL, via the coding sequence ATGACCGTTTTATTCCTTGACTGTACCTTGCGAGACGGCGGCTACTATAACGCTTGGAATTTTTCTTTCGAGTTAATTAATCAATACCTTGATGCCATGCAAGCCGCAAGAGTTGATATTGTAGAACTGGGCCTTCGCTCATTGAAGAACCAGGGGTTCCAAGGCCCTTGCGCGTTTACTACGGATGATTTTATTCGCGGTCTGACGATTCCTGCTGGCTTGATTGTGGGCGTGATGGTCAACGGCAGCGAGTTAGTTGGAGAGGTACCTCAGCAAAAAGCGCTTGAACGTCTTTTTCCCAATGCAGCCGCAGATTCACCGGTAGACTTGGTACGTATTGCCTGCCATGTGCATGAATTTGAAAAGTCACTGCCAGCCGTTACCTGGCTGAAAGAGCGTGGCTATCAGGTCGGCTTTAACTTGATGCAGGTGGCAGACCGCACCGAAGAGGAGGTGAAAGCCCTTGCGCGCGTGGCCAAGGCTTACCCGATGGATGCGCTCTACTTCGCCGATAGCATGGGCAGCATGAACCCAGATCAGGCGGCGCAGATCATTCAGTGGTTCCGTAGTGAGTGGAGCGGCGCTATGGGTATTCACACCCATGACAATCTGGGGCTGGCACTTTCTAACACCCTTCGCGCGCTGGATGAAGGCGTGACCTGGGTAGATTCCACCGTGACAGGCATGGGCCGGGGGCCAGGTAATGCCCGTACCGAGGAACTGGCCATCGAAATGGCTGAGCGGCGTGGAAAGCCCACCAATATGGTGCCCTTGATGGCGCTGCTGCGTGAGCACTTCAAGCCCATGCAGGCCCATTACGGTTGGGGCACCAACCCCTACTATTACCTGGCAGGTAAGTACGGCATCCACCCCACCTATATCCAGGAGATGCTCAGCGATTCGCGCTACAGTGAGGAAGACGTACTGGCAGTGATTGAGCACCTGAGAGTAGAAGGCGGCAAGAAATTCAACCTCAACACCCTGGATGCAGCGCGTCATTTCTATCACGGCGAGCCCAAGGGCCAATGGTCACCCAAGGAGCGCTTTGCCGGGCGTGAGGTGCTGCTGTTGGGCACCGGGCCTGGCGTTGCTCGCCACCGTTTGGCGCTTGAGCGCTACATCCACGAGCATAAACCGCTGGTGTTGGCGCTTAACACCCAGAGTGCGATTAACGCCGAGCTGATTGATCTACGTGTGGCCTGTCACCCGGTGCGACTGCTGGCAGACTGTGAGGCGCATACCCAGCTACCCCAGCCGTTGATCACACCTTATTCGATGTTACCAGCCGATGTGCGTGACTCCTTGGCCAGTAAAGAAGTGCTGGATTTTGGTTTGAACGTACAAGCAAATAGCTTTGCCTTTGCTGAGACACACTGTACTGCCCCCACGTCGCTGGTGGTGGCCTATGCGCTTGCGGTTGCCAGCAGCGGCCAGGCAGAGCGAGTCGTCATGGCAGGGTTTGACGGTTACAGTGCTGACGATCCGCGTAGCCGAGAGATGCACCAGCTCTTTGAACAATATCAGCAAGCAGAAAATGCCTTACCCATGACGGCCATCACGCCCACCCGTTATGCCATAAATAGCGCTTCGGTCTACGCGCTTTAA
- a CDS encoding glycosyltransferase family 4 protein, which yields MDSIASQARPQRVLVMAHGHPDFSLGGGELAAYNLFKALRDDASVEQAWFIARHDSGNGPTGAFTVRRENEYLWQQSLGNSFLMKAANSYAIWNDFRQLIRTLKPTVVNLHHYFHLGIELLRIIKEEDPSIRVVLTLHEYMAICHQQGQMVKRGSNKLCFRSSIEDCHRCMPEFSKEQFWLRRSFIGQHFDYVDHFVSPSHFLKQRYVEWGLPEDKISVIENGQSPEPKLPPRPLQEEETRKRIAFFGQINPFKGIDILMEALLAMKKKERKAIVVEVHGANFEHQEGEFKERVQAMANKLIAEGVLRWVGPYEPFQVTERMRNVDWVLIPSIWWENSPMVIQEAFVNGRPVIASDIGGMQEKVTHGVDGLHFEARNPLSLAQVLQKAASMQDEEWLTLYENIQAPLTYRESADEYKRIYMECSV from the coding sequence ATGGATTCAATCGCAAGCCAGGCTCGCCCGCAGCGTGTATTGGTAATGGCGCATGGCCATCCGGATTTTTCATTGGGTGGCGGTGAGCTGGCCGCCTACAACCTGTTCAAGGCGTTGCGTGATGATGCCAGTGTTGAACAGGCTTGGTTTATCGCTCGCCATGATAGCGGCAATGGGCCAACCGGCGCTTTTACCGTCAGGCGTGAAAATGAATACCTGTGGCAGCAATCATTGGGTAACTCCTTTTTGATGAAAGCCGCTAACAGCTATGCGATATGGAATGACTTTCGTCAGCTGATTCGCACCCTGAAGCCGACCGTGGTGAACTTACATCACTACTTTCATCTGGGTATTGAGCTGCTGCGCATCATCAAGGAGGAAGATCCTTCGATTCGTGTGGTGCTGACCCTGCATGAGTATATGGCGATCTGTCATCAGCAGGGGCAGATGGTCAAGCGTGGCTCTAACAAGCTGTGCTTTCGCTCTTCCATTGAGGATTGCCACCGTTGCATGCCGGAGTTTTCAAAAGAGCAGTTCTGGCTCAGGCGCAGCTTTATTGGCCAGCATTTTGATTATGTGGATCATTTTGTATCGCCTTCCCATTTTCTTAAACAGCGCTATGTTGAATGGGGGCTGCCAGAAGACAAGATCAGCGTGATTGAGAATGGTCAGTCACCCGAGCCAAAACTGCCGCCGCGCCCGCTGCAGGAAGAAGAAACCCGCAAACGCATTGCCTTCTTCGGTCAGATCAACCCTTTCAAGGGAATTGATATCCTTATGGAAGCCCTGCTGGCGATGAAGAAGAAAGAGCGCAAGGCCATCGTGGTGGAAGTGCATGGCGCCAACTTTGAGCATCAGGAAGGTGAATTCAAAGAGCGTGTGCAGGCAATGGCCAACAAGTTGATTGCAGAAGGCGTACTTCGCTGGGTGGGCCCTTATGAGCCGTTCCAGGTGACCGAGCGGATGCGCAATGTTGATTGGGTGCTGATCCCCTCCATCTGGTGGGAGAACTCCCCTATGGTGATTCAGGAAGCCTTTGTGAACGGAAGGCCCGTCATAGCGTCTGATATCGGCGGCATGCAGGAAAAAGTTACTCACGGCGTTGATGGTCTGCATTTTGAAGCACGCAACCCGCTTAGCCTGGCACAGGTGCTGCAAAAAGCCGCCAGTATGCAGGATGAGGAGTGGCTAACTCTGTATGAAAATATTCAGGCTCCTTTGACGTATAGAGAAAGTGCAGATGAGTATAAAAGAATTTATATGGAGTGTTCAGTATAA
- a CDS encoding glycosyltransferase family 2 protein — protein sequence MSAKKAAKASQAQLHDVTRAPYVVSREGKPQAAVKVDQLKRRGGCYWVEGWIATYSDAPAIELHMDRGAVEASLTFHVREDVAISMQDSNPGLTSQGFCLEWFSEHDGNDTPLLVCHLQEKGAPVVFTLPALESFMASPDQDGVNIASSRPSARPGAAQHAQPDFLAAATWLAPDPLKAVAHLDDFGMIPHRSGLIAGWTVTQPGWQVWGVDSQGNGVNLENSLRYQREDIVSLFRDTFGQRTVDAGFVAPWPFALPVPSSLRLVAYHPQTQQAMTLAQCDADEVPADPEGYARWAFGVATPAEKINERFNGWEGELIETLLAERDQAFADNQKAPDIMTLGNPPAFPDVSLIIPLYSRWDFVEHQLLAFSQDAELLASTEIIYVVDDPRILTAISNEVENLHRLYNVPFKVVWGHRNRGFSGANNLGVSVSQGRQVLLLNSDAFPTSPGWVGQMSTLLDENPRYGLLGARLLNPEGGLQHAGMVFFYSQSWQVWLNKHPMAGLAPELDNVPEGVDIIDKPAVTGACVMMQRSLYDELGGLNEGYLIGDFEDSDLCLQVLNAGYQIGYVPGVSLVHLERQSFSSLGDTSFRTLVVRFNAWRHTKRWGEKIHSVMQSFS from the coding sequence ATGTCAGCAAAAAAAGCCGCTAAGGCGTCGCAAGCGCAGCTCCATGATGTGACTCGTGCGCCTTACGTCGTTTCCAGGGAGGGTAAGCCTCAGGCAGCGGTCAAGGTGGATCAACTTAAAAGGCGTGGCGGTTGCTATTGGGTGGAAGGCTGGATTGCAACCTATAGTGATGCCCCGGCTATAGAGCTGCACATGGATCGTGGTGCGGTAGAGGCATCGCTTACTTTCCATGTGAGAGAAGATGTCGCCATCAGTATGCAAGATTCAAACCCTGGCCTTACAAGCCAGGGTTTTTGCCTTGAATGGTTCAGCGAGCATGATGGCAACGATACGCCTTTACTGGTTTGTCATCTGCAAGAGAAGGGCGCACCGGTTGTTTTCACCCTACCGGCGTTAGAAAGCTTTATGGCCTCACCTGATCAAGATGGCGTGAATATCGCGAGTTCCAGGCCTTCAGCTCGGCCAGGAGCTGCGCAGCATGCCCAGCCCGACTTTCTGGCAGCTGCCACCTGGTTAGCGCCAGACCCATTGAAAGCCGTCGCGCATCTGGATGATTTTGGGATGATCCCCCACCGCAGTGGCTTAATAGCGGGTTGGACGGTTACCCAACCTGGTTGGCAGGTCTGGGGTGTCGATAGTCAGGGTAATGGCGTGAACCTGGAAAACTCCCTGCGTTATCAGCGTGAAGATATTGTGAGCCTGTTCCGCGATACGTTTGGCCAACGCACTGTTGATGCGGGCTTTGTGGCACCTTGGCCGTTTGCGTTGCCTGTGCCATCCAGCCTTCGTCTGGTGGCTTATCATCCGCAAACGCAGCAAGCGATGACGTTGGCACAGTGTGATGCCGATGAAGTTCCCGCAGACCCTGAAGGCTATGCACGCTGGGCATTTGGTGTGGCAACGCCTGCTGAGAAGATTAATGAGCGGTTCAATGGTTGGGAAGGCGAGCTGATTGAAACGCTGTTGGCAGAGCGTGATCAGGCGTTTGCGGATAATCAGAAAGCCCCGGACATCATGACCCTGGGTAACCCGCCAGCGTTTCCAGACGTTAGCCTGATTATTCCGCTATACAGCCGCTGGGATTTTGTTGAGCACCAGTTGTTGGCATTTTCCCAGGATGCGGAGCTGCTGGCATCCACCGAGATTATTTATGTAGTGGATGACCCTCGGATCTTGACTGCCATTTCCAATGAAGTGGAAAACCTGCATCGGCTGTATAACGTGCCGTTTAAGGTGGTATGGGGGCATCGCAACCGCGGGTTCTCCGGTGCCAACAATCTGGGGGTGAGTGTCAGCCAGGGGCGCCAGGTGTTGCTGCTGAACAGTGATGCTTTTCCCACGTCTCCGGGTTGGGTGGGCCAGATGAGCACCCTGCTGGATGAAAACCCGCGTTATGGTCTGCTGGGTGCGCGGCTGTTGAACCCGGAAGGTGGCTTGCAACATGCGGGCATGGTGTTTTTCTATTCGCAGTCCTGGCAGGTGTGGTTGAATAAGCACCCTATGGCGGGCCTTGCCCCGGAACTGGATAATGTGCCCGAGGGCGTGGATATTATTGATAAACCAGCAGTGACTGGCGCTTGCGTGATGATGCAGCGTTCTTTGTATGATGAGCTAGGCGGGTTGAATGAAGGTTACCTGATTGGTGATTTTGAGGATTCTGATCTCTGCTTGCAGGTGCTGAATGCAGGCTATCAGATTGGCTATGTACCGGGTGTCTCTCTGGTGCATCTTGAGCGCCAGTCTTTCTCATCCTTGGGTGATACGTCTTTCCGTACACTAGTGGTACGATTCAATGCCTGGCGACACACCAAGCGTTGGGGCGAGAAGATCCATTCCGTCATGCAGTCATTTAGTTAA
- a CDS encoding class I SAM-dependent methyltransferase, translating to MILSDFESASWQLGAWETLASLESNECCDSTQYDLISCYRGLSFFQLGKIQEAENLIKSVSKKMDNKKLAAMLLSGAALSLGRARDLVDGSVKSDAAQSWYKTSAELALGDLALPALVDKRSNSTALLPIEFKAPNYQWAKSHPEWSKQYVFNDALGFWHRPAAQSIDYSDGDEIEDRLLNVVHTSTDVSLFSKDLIQHQTDWPSTYHFSADRVNLLRPLASTLASSKVLELGCGCGAITRYLGELGAEVVALEGSLRRAEIAAARTRDLNTVTIVADRLQDLPLQGAFDVVTLIGVLEYSQVFVDAEDPIQAVLERAKSYLKPSGVLLVAIENQLGLKYFAGAPEDHGVGIMSGINDLYTDESAITFGHQELKERIQEAGFSQVETFLPFPDYKLPMLVVHPSGHKKKIPGWNLGTLLSNSAPYDKQKIPDPTFSLERAWPLVVRNGLTADLANSHLFVASLETSSFVDKKVLASYFSPNRAGEYSQQIDFVVEEKKKITIRRQSLLNTLATLALETKTPETYLPGSLHSDLLHRVIQRPNWSLKDILHWCLPWVEALRDHRVEPNEMSFNLFGTDYREWLPGHFIDAIPRNLILQSDGTWSFIDLEWVEEQPLPLALVVYRGLVVTLSTLTSISMPELSKFIEPNVLIDKLMDELKMSLSEKDYFYFMPVIERLSNQAQGQPQPDKMPNNPYEFSSLKVRKTGSPISESTNITLYWSIENKGFSEANAVKSSWLLSGGKARVSLELPDLKGTFTGLRIDFTNCPAYLLVSSMLLRNKADEVIWQWDFSTSILTQIGQLKISALDNDHVAFVSTGNDPQFVLNLPENIYPELAGAVLLISIQGGVLHN from the coding sequence TTGATTTTATCTGATTTTGAGAGTGCTTCCTGGCAGTTGGGTGCTTGGGAGACTCTAGCTTCTCTGGAAAGCAATGAATGTTGTGACTCAACACAATATGATCTGATATCTTGTTATCGAGGATTGAGTTTTTTTCAGTTAGGAAAAATTCAGGAGGCTGAAAATTTAATAAAATCAGTTTCAAAAAAAATGGATAATAAGAAGCTCGCAGCAATGTTGCTTAGTGGTGCTGCACTTAGCTTAGGCCGGGCTCGTGATCTTGTTGATGGTTCAGTAAAATCTGACGCTGCCCAGAGCTGGTATAAGACGTCTGCTGAGTTGGCGTTAGGTGATTTGGCTTTGCCAGCGCTGGTTGATAAACGCTCAAACTCTACTGCGCTATTACCGATTGAGTTTAAGGCGCCAAATTATCAATGGGCTAAGAGCCATCCTGAATGGTCTAAGCAATATGTCTTTAATGATGCTTTAGGTTTTTGGCACCGGCCTGCTGCCCAAAGCATAGATTATTCAGATGGTGATGAGATTGAGGATCGCTTGCTTAATGTGGTGCATACCTCTACTGATGTCAGTCTCTTTTCTAAGGATTTGATTCAACATCAAACGGATTGGCCTTCCACCTATCACTTCTCAGCAGACCGTGTAAATCTCTTACGTCCTTTAGCTTCAACGCTGGCCTCTTCTAAAGTGTTAGAGCTAGGTTGTGGCTGTGGTGCAATCACGCGTTATTTAGGTGAGCTCGGTGCGGAAGTTGTGGCTTTGGAAGGATCTCTAAGGCGTGCGGAGATTGCAGCAGCACGCACCAGAGACTTGAATACAGTGACGATAGTTGCTGACCGTCTGCAAGACTTACCCCTTCAAGGGGCTTTCGATGTGGTTACATTGATTGGTGTACTGGAGTATTCGCAAGTCTTTGTTGATGCAGAAGATCCGATACAGGCTGTGTTAGAGCGAGCAAAGTCTTATCTCAAACCTAGCGGCGTTTTACTGGTAGCCATTGAAAACCAACTAGGCCTTAAATATTTTGCAGGTGCACCTGAAGATCATGGCGTTGGCATTATGTCAGGGATTAATGATCTTTATACAGATGAGTCTGCAATTACTTTTGGTCATCAAGAGCTAAAAGAGCGCATTCAGGAAGCTGGCTTTAGTCAGGTTGAAACTTTTCTACCTTTCCCTGACTACAAGCTGCCAATGTTAGTAGTTCATCCTTCAGGTCATAAGAAAAAAATCCCTGGCTGGAATTTAGGAACCTTGCTATCTAACTCCGCACCTTATGATAAACAGAAAATACCAGACCCTACTTTTAGCCTTGAGCGCGCTTGGCCGCTTGTAGTTCGAAATGGACTAACAGCAGATTTGGCTAACTCACACCTATTCGTTGCTAGTTTAGAAACTTCAAGTTTTGTAGATAAAAAGGTCTTAGCTAGTTATTTTTCTCCCAATCGTGCCGGTGAATATAGTCAACAAATTGATTTTGTAGTTGAAGAGAAGAAAAAGATTACTATTCGTCGTCAATCTTTATTGAATACATTGGCTACACTAGCACTTGAAACCAAAACTCCAGAAACTTACTTGCCAGGCTCGCTACATTCAGATTTATTACATCGTGTAATTCAACGACCAAACTGGTCTTTAAAAGATATACTTCATTGGTGTTTGCCATGGGTAGAAGCCTTACGTGATCATCGAGTTGAACCTAATGAAATGTCTTTTAATCTATTTGGTACAGATTATCGCGAATGGCTTCCAGGTCACTTTATTGATGCCATACCTAGAAATCTAATTCTACAGTCTGATGGTACTTGGTCTTTTATTGATTTGGAGTGGGTTGAAGAACAACCGCTGCCTTTAGCTTTAGTGGTTTATCGTGGCTTGGTAGTTACGCTCTCTACATTAACAAGTATTTCTATGCCTGAGCTTAGTAAATTTATAGAGCCTAATGTGCTTATTGATAAACTCATGGATGAACTAAAGATGTCTTTGTCAGAAAAAGATTATTTCTACTTCATGCCAGTGATTGAGCGTTTGTCAAACCAAGCTCAAGGTCAACCTCAGCCTGATAAAATGCCGAACAACCCTTATGAATTTAGTTCCCTTAAAGTTCGAAAAACAGGCTCTCCTATAAGTGAGTCTACCAATATTACTTTGTATTGGTCAATTGAGAATAAAGGGTTTAGTGAAGCGAATGCTGTAAAAAGCAGCTGGTTGCTAAGTGGTGGAAAGGCGAGAGTCTCTCTTGAGTTGCCTGATTTGAAAGGGACATTTACAGGTCTGCGAATTGACTTCACTAATTGCCCCGCTTATTTGTTAGTAAGTAGTATGTTGCTTAGGAACAAAGCTGATGAAGTGATTTGGCAATGGGATTTTAGTACTTCTATACTAACTCAAATAGGCCAGTTGAAAATTTCTGCTTTAGATAATGATCATGTGGCTTTTGTTAGTACCGGTAACGACCCTCAGTTTGTCCTAAATTTACCAGAAAATATTTATCCAGAACTAGCAGGAGCAGTCTTGCTTATAAGTATCCAGGGTGGTGTTTTGCATAACTAA
- a CDS encoding sulfotransferase family 2 domain-containing protein — MDIIPFNLWALNNLKLFEKNNFHLDNHLRPQVEFLDQDFDVFKFEDGFNHLVEVLSKEMKIPSDELCLEHVNKSMSLDIEIDIDANVIDKIYDIYKFDFNVFGYSL, encoded by the coding sequence TTGGATATAATTCCTTTTAACTTGTGGGCTTTGAATAATTTAAAACTTTTTGAAAAAAATAATTTTCATTTAGATAATCATCTTAGACCACAAGTGGAGTTTTTAGATCAGGATTTTGATGTGTTCAAGTTTGAAGATGGTTTTAATCATCTTGTTGAAGTGTTAAGTAAAGAAATGAAGATACCTTCCGATGAGCTGTGTTTAGAACATGTAAATAAAAGTATGAGTTTAGATATAGAGATTGATATTGATGCTAACGTTATAGACAAAATTTATGATATTTACAAATTTGACTTTAATGTATTCGGTTATTCGTTGTGA
- a CDS encoding sulfotransferase family 2 domain-containing protein yields MPIFLKEGELFYFSYIPKCGGMSIENMLKKHANIALRSPYLHGVTQQKFPCSPQHFHLDIVDKIFPMSNFSYKFAVVRHPLHRFISEYKFLMTMRIKKIGYNSF; encoded by the coding sequence ATGCCAATTTTTTTAAAAGAAGGCGAATTGTTTTATTTCTCTTATATACCAAAGTGTGGTGGTATGTCGATTGAAAACATGCTTAAAAAGCATGCAAATATAGCACTCAGATCACCTTATCTACATGGCGTAACTCAGCAAAAATTCCCATGCTCACCACAGCATTTTCACTTAGATATTGTTGATAAAATATTTCCAATGAGTAACTTTTCTTACAAGTTTGCTGTTGTAAGACACCCTCTCCATAGATTTATAAGCGAGTATAAATTCTTGATGACAATGAGAATTAAAAAAATTGGATATAATTCCTTTTAA
- a CDS encoding glycosyltransferase family 61 protein: MSRREKKITKGEFDLFSSSNNFPLIGSWASKEYNTINPKISSYEDIDPSIRDVVSKNHKIYSVSSDPVSVFEINDCIVMPNGVFFINENVVAQSVHDFPLKNKESLQKPQSFDRISSEKPVLILSKYGYRNYGHWLIEIMPKIKFIVESGINLRDVSILVGHTNTKLDKVVRDSLRMILGFEPDLVAIDRPVSIKRAIYCTPITKHPFKMRPEISELFFELKSANLSKSKPEKMLFVTRRSANNRFLEGAKLVESYLVSKGFEVVDPGELVFSEQIKLFSASNVVVGIAGAAMTNTVFMEEKAKILHLVPSSMPNLFFYQLASICKNNYYEFRGEASSKKVSMFSKSFEINFSKFEDFFENIFLPGD; encoded by the coding sequence ATGTCGCGCAGAGAAAAAAAGATTACGAAAGGAGAGTTTGATCTTTTTTCGAGTTCAAACAATTTTCCATTAATAGGTTCGTGGGCTTCAAAAGAATACAATACTATTAATCCTAAAATTAGTTCTTATGAAGATATTGATCCATCAATTAGGGATGTAGTGTCAAAAAATCATAAAATTTACAGTGTCAGTAGTGATCCTGTCTCTGTGTTTGAAATTAATGATTGTATTGTTATGCCTAATGGTGTTTTTTTTATAAATGAAAATGTTGTAGCTCAGTCAGTCCATGATTTTCCGTTAAAGAATAAAGAAAGTTTACAAAAACCTCAATCATTTGATCGTATTAGCTCTGAAAAACCAGTTTTAATATTGTCTAAGTATGGTTATAGAAATTACGGACATTGGTTGATCGAGATAATGCCCAAAATAAAGTTTATTGTCGAATCTGGGATTAATTTGCGTGATGTTTCTATCTTAGTTGGGCACACTAATACTAAGTTAGACAAGGTTGTACGTGACTCATTAAGAATGATTTTAGGTTTTGAACCAGATTTAGTCGCAATAGATAGACCTGTAAGTATTAAACGTGCAATTTATTGTACACCAATTACAAAGCATCCGTTTAAGATGCGTCCAGAGATATCAGAACTATTTTTTGAACTTAAATCTGCTAATCTTAGTAAATCTAAACCAGAAAAGATGCTTTTTGTAACTCGTAGAAGCGCTAATAATCGGTTCTTAGAGGGAGCAAAGCTAGTTGAGTCATACTTAGTAAGCAAAGGTTTTGAGGTTGTTGATCCTGGCGAATTAGTTTTTTCAGAGCAAATAAAGTTATTTTCAGCTTCAAATGTAGTTGTGGGAATAGCGGGTGCTGCAATGACTAATACAGTTTTTATGGAAGAAAAAGCGAAGATCTTGCATCTTGTACCTTCATCAATGCCAAACCTTTTTTTTTACCAGCTAGCCTCTATTTGCAAAAATAATTATTATGAATTTAGAGGAGAAGCTTCTTCTAAAAAAGTGTCAATGTTTTCAAAATCTTTTGAAATTAACTTTTCCAAGTTTGAAGATTTTTTCGAGAATATATTTTTACCTGGAGATTGA
- a CDS encoding sulfotransferase: protein MLRNKIEPFFLLGAPRSGTTMLRDLFKQIDDLYSPEETHVFRWAAPFRGGEYDSIYANNKTLKYHRELDGISNELFYELYNSSISRKNFNDKYCQKVAEIKGKKYWFEKTPQNIYGLPLIAEQYPNAKILHIIRHPYDVIKSLMVGKVIKVDEIVGAANYWAESIAIVQTLKPFLGERLVEIKYESLVTNPKEVFGEIVEKLSLDTSFDFDFSHLKYKNVDYGQYFSNEEFEIIHSICDKYIDLHNYDRFEAS, encoded by the coding sequence ATGTTAAGAAATAAAATTGAACCATTTTTTTTACTAGGCGCACCTAGGTCTGGTACCACTATGCTAAGGGACTTATTCAAGCAGATTGATGATTTGTATTCCCCGGAGGAAACGCATGTGTTTAGATGGGCGGCACCATTTAGAGGTGGCGAGTATGATTCTATTTATGCAAACAATAAAACATTGAAGTATCATAGAGAACTGGATGGTATCTCAAATGAATTGTTCTATGAGTTGTATAACTCTTCAATATCAAGGAAAAATTTTAATGATAAGTATTGTCAGAAAGTTGCAGAAATAAAAGGAAAAAAATATTGGTTTGAGAAAACTCCGCAGAATATATATGGTCTTCCACTAATAGCGGAGCAGTATCCAAATGCTAAAATTTTACATATAATTCGTCACCCATATGATGTTATAAAAAGTTTAATGGTAGGTAAAGTAATAAAGGTAGATGAAATAGTGGGAGCCGCAAATTATTGGGCTGAATCAATTGCTATTGTTCAGACACTTAAGCCTTTTCTAGGTGAGCGTTTAGTTGAAATAAAGTATGAAAGTCTCGTGACTAATCCCAAAGAGGTTTTTGGTGAAATAGTTGAAAAGTTAAGTTTAGATACTTCATTTGATTTTGATTTTAGTCATTTAAAATATAAGAATGTTGATTATGGACAATACTTTTCGAATGAGGAATTTGAAATCATTCACTCAATATGCGATAAGTATATTGACTTACACAACTATGATAGATTTGAAGCAAGTTAG